Below is a window of Lodderomyces elongisporus chromosome 3, complete sequence DNA.
AGCAACCAACGTAACAAAGCCAACCAGCCtcaagaagatgatgagcTCAAACGATTTATGCAATCGCCAGTACTATCGCTAATGATGAACCCTAATGAATCAGGTAACAGTCATCATGAGCTCACGCATACTCATGGCCATGGTCATAATTATAATAACGATCACGATAACGATAACTTTCACAACAATTTTAATACCCTAAGGTTTTCCAATTCATACGCAGACCTTATATCGACTTTAACTTCTCATTTCACACCTGATCCACAGCCACCGCCATTGCATATACCTGAATTAACAGACCCAACTTATAAATACTTGTACAACTATTACGTTGATGTGGTGGCCAACAAGATATCGATTTCCCCCGATGAATCAAACTCATTCCAACACGTCATCTTACCATTGGCACAAAAAGACCAAGGTGTATTATACGCTGTCTTGGCCTGGGCTGCATATCAGCTCGGAGGAGACTGGCAAGACGAAGCCGAAAAATTTGTTAAAAAAGCCGTTCTGCATTTTCGTAAAGGCATAGGAAGCGGCATAGGATACGAGGATCGTCAAACCGTTATCAACAAATTTGCCTTGATATTGACATTAATTGGCGCCGAGATTTGTAACGGAGACGTTAAACGATGGTCGGTCTACTTAAATTGGGGCTGGAAATTGCTCGAGTCCAATGGCGGTATTGCAAATTTTAACCTGACGAAAGAAGAACACTGGTTAATTACAAATTTTGCATATCATGATTTATTGGCAAGTCCGACGTGTGATAGAGGCACTTATTACTCTCCATTGATTTATGACCAGATATTCGATGATAAGCAAGGGTTTCTTAGTGGTCAGTTGCATCCACTAACTGGTGTTGCCAAGAGATTATTTAGGTTGATTGGTGAAATAAATACACTATTATCCACGAGCAGGAAACAATTAAAGCAATATTACGAAAGAGGGATACACGACAGTATAGAGAGATACTCACCAATGGACGAAGAGCTCAGCAGTGAGTTTGGCTCGGAGACAAGCGATCACGGAAAAGCAGCAAGGCTTTTGGCAGATGTGGTGGCAAAAGCTAAAGAAATCGAAACTGAGATAGAGAACGCCAAACCCGACCGTAGCGACTTGAACAATTTATCCGATCGTGATTTAGAACTTCAACTAACATTGTTTGTTGCTTTCCAATCAAGTGCAAAGCTTTTTTTGAGAGAATCTGTGTTGAGGTGCAATCCATCACAAATCGAGTCGCAATTGATTAATAACGATCTTATCAAGTGTTTAGATATTTTGATTGGCACTTCAGTCCAAGCATCATTAGTGTTTCCAGTATTCATCTCTGGAATACATTGTGTTTCCAAACACGATCGCCAATTAATGTTGCAAAGAGTGAATAGCTTTATTCAAAACTATGGTATGTACAATGTTCACAGAGTGAAGGACGTGATGGAACGTAtttggaaagaaaatgagAGAGGGAACGATGTTCTTGACTGGCACGAGATGTTGAATGAACTAGGTTGGGACTTGAACTTTGCCTGAAAAAggttaaaaagaaaaatgcaAACCTCGAGTTAAATTATAATATAGAATAAATTCTTCAGCCAATGTTAAATATGATTTTCCTTTTAACCAATCTCTTTATTGCTTGTTTCTTCCTGAAGtctgtattttttttatattcacTTCGGAAACAACATCAAACAATGAAAACGTAAAGTATACTCAAGTGTAAAATAGATTTGGGAAATATAAACTATGCTACCAATTGATGCTCAACACCACGTGacctttttctctctcatcgctcttttttttttttttttccttctcttctcctttcttgaaaatttcaaatttggcTAGCTCTTCTCCTTCACGAAGATGggcaaaaaaggaaaaaaaaaacttccaaaaaagaagctaGAGTATAGAGTGGATTTTTGAAATACTGCAAATTCCTACCTAAATACAATTCTTCACCACCTTTCTCACACCCACACCCACATCTATACTTATTCTTATTCACACTTCaacccccttttttttttgaatcatGGCTGGATTAGACTACCTTCTTTTTGAGGAGGCCGCAGGATATGCCATTTTTAAAGTGACTATACAACAAGATGTTGTTGCTTCGAAATCAAAAGAAGTGCAAGAAGCTTCGAATGACTTGGCcaagttttccaaaatgaTTGAGCTTGTATCTTTTGCACCATTCAAAGGTGCAGCACAAGCCTTGGAAAATGCCAACGATATCTCTGAAGGTTTAGTATCCGAATACTTGAAAGAAGTTCTTCAACACAATTTACCAAAAACCACCAAAAAGATCAGTTTGGGTGTCTCGGACAAGAACTTGGGTCCTTCCATCAAGGAAATTTTCCCCAACGTTGATGTCTTGTCTAATGAAACAGTACAAGATTTCCTTAGAGGTATCAGAGTGTTTGGTCCTAAATTATTCAAGGACTTGCACGATGGTGATTTGGAAAGAGCACAATTGGGTTTAGGTCACGCTTTTTCAAGAGCCAAGGTTAAGTTCTCCGTGCAGAAAAACGATAACCATATTATTCAAGCCATTGCACTTTTGGACCAATTGGACAAGGATATCAATACTTTTTCAATGAGAGTTAAGGAATGGTACGGTTGGCACTTTCCTGAGTTGGCCAAGATTGTGCCTGATAACTACCAATTTGCCAGATTAGTATTATACATCAAGGACAAGTCTAACCTCACAGAAGAAGATCTCCATGATGTTGCAGCTATTCTCAATGATGACTCTGGTGTTGCACAAAGAGTTATTGACAATGCCAAGATCTCTATGGGTCAAGATGTTAGTGAACAAGATATGCAAAACGTTATCACTTTTGCCCAAAGAGTTGTAAGCTTAACTGAATACAGACAACAATTGTACAAATACCTCACAGACAAGATGCACACCGTTGCACCAAATTTGTCGACATTGATTGGAGAAGTTGTTGGTGCTAGATTAATTTCACATGCCGGTTCATTAACCAATCTTTCCAAACAAGCCGCATCTACTGTGCAGATATTGGGTGCTGAAAAAGCTTTGTTCAGGGCTTTGAAGACAAAGGGTAACACACCAAAATACGGTTTGATCTACCATTCGTCATTTATTGGCAAAGCTGGTGCAAAGAATAAGGGTAGAATCTCGAGGTATTTGGCCAACAAGTGTTCTATTGCTTCCAGGATAGATAACTACAGTGACGAGCCAACCACTGCATTTGGTGAAGTGTTGAAGAAACAAGTTGAGGACCGTTTGAAATTCTACGACACTGGATCAAAACCAATGAAAAACTCAGATGCTATTAAGGCTGCTTTGGCATTGAATGCATCCGATTTAGTTGGTGAAGATGCTGTGATGGAAGACGCCGAGGCTGAGGTTGAGGAATCAtcgaaggagaagaaagacaagaaggagaagaaggagaagaaggaaaagaaggaaaagaaagagaagaaagacaaaaaagaaaagaaggagaaaaagagaaagtcAGATGACGGAGAAGAGAGCCctaagaagaagaaaaagaagacaaaggATTAGATTGGGTTAGATAAGAATGATTAGCTCtagcttttctttttatttttctatttttttttctaaacttcaacttttattttacagCTCTATATAACTTTGTATATTACAATTCTTAAATGCACggcaaattcaaattttcaGATAATCAAGGAAACAAAGAGGCGAGGaggtgggggggggggggggaagaagCAGAGGAGAAAAGACTAAAAAgttaatgaaaatgaaattttggGAATGGAAGtaatgaaacaaagaaggaaCGGGTTATCATTAGTACTTACCATTTCGTTGGTAGATTACAAAACTCTAGCTATATCCTTGTCAATTATTTCAATATTTAGTTGTACCTTTTAGCTAGCAATATTAGCAGGCTACAAGTATAAAGGatcaatttatttttatttgcaaGCAAGCCCCCACCATTATTAGTAGCAGCTACAGCAATAGCAGCCGTAACAGCAGTAACAGTAGTCCCAATACCATCTTCATCACACTCAACGTCTaactttgtttgtttattttgctttctcCTTCCCATTTGCCCTTCCTGCATCTATATCTTTCtccttgtctttgtctttctcctttacgtcgctttttccttctcttgaAATTAAATTGCCCATAAGTTTAAATGTTCTAGCAAACTCGTTTGTGTGTGCATCTTGTGCGTTAGTTTCCTTGGGTTTTGCATAGTGTTCACTTGTAATATTTCCGCTATCCTCACTATTCTCaccattttcatcaatttcaCCATTCTcaccattttcattttccaagTTTGCATTGGGGTTAGCTTGACTTGCCGCTATTTCTTCAACTGTGATTTCCTCTTTGTATATCATATGCTGAAACCCTTGTTTTGCGTCAGCAAGTTTGGTTACTGTGGGCTCAATGACATTTTTATTCATTGGTTCCACAATTGTGCGATTTACAGTTGCATTAACGTCTTGCAACTTATGTTGCAAACTATCTACTGCAGCAATAACGGGCACGGTGACTGGGTCAGTGATGTCTCGGCTCTCAATGGTTTGCAAAGTAGGTACCCAATTGTCCAATGTGTCCAACATTGAGTTGGACAAACGATCACTTGTCTCGATAACATATTTGAACGGTTGAAAGGAGCGGATGAAATGCACGGTGTTTTTGCTGGTGTTGAGAACAATATCGCCTCCGGGCACCCAATGTATAGCGTCTGCTCCAGTCTTGACTAGCGGATAGTTTCTCAAATGAGAAGGTGTAAGCAATTTTGGAGGACTTATCAGTTGAGCAACTTGTGTAGGGTTAGACTCTCTTGGTGAGTTTGGCGAGTTTGGTGAATTTGGAGTATTTGGCGAGTGTGCCGTTCCGTTGGCTTTTGACCTATGGGAAGCGGAGGTGTCTTCAGTGTTTGTCATTTGTGTAAGTGAAATACGATATAATGGACTTGAAAGTGTCGAGTATGATTAGGAAGCAAACTAATAGCAGGAATAAGAATAGTTCAGGAATTTGTATCATGTACAGTACTCTTCTACACCCAACGAAAAGTGATAAAGAAACTGGTTAGAATTTAAAAGTAACGGAAAGTGGACCTTATTTAAAGTTTTTTATAATGTTTAGAGAAAcacaaagtttttttttgttcttattcttttctttattgatATTTATTAGTTTGTAATTTTAGTGATATGATGGTTGCAAATGTGATAGGTATAAAagtatttgtaattgtgtttgtgtttgtgtttgtgtttgtgtatATGCTTGGTGGGAAGGAAACAACTGCAATTTGTGTATGTAGAGATTgctttggttgcaaaaaagcaaaaatcaaaaagttCAATTTATACGTTATACATTTTTGTTATACCAACAATgaactgaaaaaaaaacaaactattaaaaaatttgaattaAAACTAAACAACGTGTAGAAAGTCAATctaataaaaacaaaaaacaaactattttaaacatgtatatatggcttctttatttttttctttttttccttcttttcttattctcttttgtaTTGAATAAATATTGTAAATTCGAAGTTAAAATAAAGCAGACCAAAAAATACCTTTATTCGTTTCTTTGCAGCCAGCGCAAAAAAATCGAGTAAAAAAACTAATCTTTAAATCCAAGCAACTTTTGTAATTCGTTTCTTcgtaaaattaaaatttggggtaaaaaaaaaacacagtAATGCTGTAAAGAATAAAGTTAGGCAAAGTTAAACTCGTAGGGAGTATATCCTTCATTGTCGGGTACTTCCAGCAGCACCTCCAGCAACACTTCCAGAAGCGCAAATTGAGGGTCAAAGTTTTCGTTTGCATATTCATAGAGCATTTCATCAGACGACGAGCTAAGGTCAAAATATAAACCATTGGGTTTGTTGTTATCTTCAAATACGTTATCTCCGATTTCTTCCTTATAAATTGATCTAGAAAAACTCAAACTTAAATTGGCATCACTAACAAGATCTAAGCGTGTTGAAGTGCTGCTTAGTGTTGGTGAGATTATTACACTGTTATCGGCATGACATATTTTATGATCCTTAAATGGGGGGCACGTTTCTTGTAAGTGTTGGTCAATTGCCGATATAGCACCTTCAATATTTGTATCATAAACATCCAGGTTTGCAGtaatttgaaaagaggCGGCAAATTCCACATCAGTATTTTCCACTATATGgtctttttccaatttgacTGTTACCAATTTTGAGTTTGCTATTgcacttttatttttattctcattctcatttccattttcattttcatttttatttttatttccattttcattttcatttctgtTTCTATTGTTATCTCTAATTTCTTGACCATAACATTCGAGAAATTCAGAGTGGCGGTTTGAATTTTGACGAGTGCAACCAACTACCAAAAGAGAATTACAACGAGAACCATATTCACTTGATTCAGAACTACCATCATAGTTTAATGTTGTGGTTTGGTTATCAACTTCctgattattattattcccGTTTTTATTGAAACTTTGGTTCTGTTCAAGTTTTATATTGTTGCATTTattggtgttttttttctttacatcAACAATATCTTTTGCCAAAACTTCATTGTTTGAAGTtaaagttgaagttgatcTAGTTAatgtttttctcttttttgagCATTTTTTTACCACTTTAGTAGGTTTCCAAACCGCTTGTTGtttcttattctctttcaatttttgattAAATTCAGTGTTGAGACAGCCATCATTAtcctcttgttgttgttgttgttgttgttgttgttgttgttgactaTAGTTCAATGTAAAACAATCATGGTTCAAGTGTTCTTCCTTTACTTTCGAGCACATTATTAACTCATCGGTTCCGTTGCTTCTTAAATCGCTGGTCAAGATTGTTATGTATGCTTTATCTAAAAgtttcctttcttcttctttgccaACCATGTTGAGTAAGCCTGTATCTTCATTATCATGTTCatcatcttgtttttttccactCGTAATATTGAAATATAAGCGATCGTATATTGCGAGGTACAATATTTCCTTGAGAATGGATTGTATAATGGGTTTTTTAGCAAACATTCTTAAATCCACTTCGCGCAAGTCAAACTTGGGATGTCTCAATATATTGATCAATACTTCAACCCTACCAAATTTATCCAAGTGGTCGGGTTCGATGTGGTTGACGTGTGGTGGCCACCACGATGGTCTCGACAAGTTGTAGTCACGGTAGGGGAACAATGCTTGTTTATAAGGTTCGATTATTTTGATCCAGGCTTTGGCTACTTCCTTGCATATTACTTGTGATAAGGAGTTGAACAAGTCGCGGTATTGTTTGATTAGTGCTGTTGggtgttggtgtttgtAGATTTTTATGGTTCTCATTTGGCACAAGGTGGGTTTGATGGTGGCTAGGGTAGCACTACTCAACACTTCTTTGATTCCCTCAACTTGTTTTTGGTTAAAGTGGGAGGAGTGGTGAATCTCGCATTCTGACGACACTGAATTGTGAAAGCAAGTGGTGGGGGAGGAGgtggaagaagaggaagataaTGAGTGCATTGACTCCGTAAAGAGCATGAACTTTACTGATGATTGGTTTGATATTTGTCGAAGTAGATTCTGGAGGTCTGAAACAAGTTCTTGGTTATTCAttgttgtaaaaaaaagtgttttgCCAATTCCAAGTTGTTGCAACTTTGGTGAATGTGTGACTGATACTGTGGTTTTTGTACTTATAGTTTTATAtctagtagtagtagtagtaataatagtacTGGCATTGGACCATTTTTACTGGATTCAATGggttatttatatataaatttcGTATCTTCCTTCGTGTACcccatctttttcaaatcctcTCCtccctctcttttttttttttctattttaaaCCTGATGCAATATAACCAACCATTAGCATGTACATTTCGTACCTGTAGCCTCTATTTGGCTACTCATTTATTtatctatttttctttgcaaatgcaatattggttgcaaaaacaaataaataaataaatataaaattgaaattaaaataaaaattgaaattgaaattgaaaatgagaaTAAATGtccgtttctttttttaattaaatCTAGGCATACTATATTGTATTGTCTATGTGTCTATGTGTTTAAACAAATCgtaaatacaaaacaatactCAATGTTTTATAAAACCGcccaatttttttacacCTCCCCTTCCCCCACTCTCAAACACCTTTTGGATCTTGCATTGCTTTCTCCTCGCGTAACATCTCCTTTCTCCTCTCACGACCAATTGACAACATCGATGATCCATCTCTAAATTCAAATAGGAACTTTTGTTTCGAGTCTCATCTATTTTTGTATAAacat
It encodes the following:
- the NOP56 gene encoding snoRNP complex protein nop56, translating into MAGLDYLLFEEAAGYAIFKVTIQQDVVASKSKEVQEASNDLAKFSKMIELVSFAPFKGAAQALENANDISEGLVSEYLKEVLQHNLPKTTKKISLGVSDKNLGPSIKEIFPNVDVLSNETVQDFLRGIRVFGPKLFKDLHDGDLERAQLGLGHAFSRAKVKFSVQKNDNHIIQAIALLDQLDKDINTFSMRVKEWYGWHFPELAKIVPDNYQFARLVLYIKDKSNLTEEDLHDVAAILNDDSGVAQRVIDNAKISMGQDVSEQDMQNVITFAQRVVSLTEYRQQLYKYLTDKMHTVAPNLSTLIGEVVGARLISHAGSLTNLSKQAASTVQILGAEKALFRALKTKGNTPKYGLIYHSSFIGKAGAKNKGRISRYLANKCSIASRIDNYSDEPTTAFGEVLKKQVEDRLKFYDTGSKPMKNSDAIKAALALNASDLVGEDAVMEDAEAEVEESSKEKKDKKEKKEKKEKKEKKEKKDKKEKKEKKRKSDDGEESPKKKKKKTKD